Proteins encoded by one window of Effusibacillus pohliae DSM 22757:
- a CDS encoding lytic transglycosylase domain-containing protein yields the protein MKKRYALIGIIFVIVVTMLSSKQILRWMYPLYHYQTIQQNALAFNIDPLLVAAIVRVESKFKETNVSRAGAIGLMQLMPQTAEWIAGQSGLSYNTPEDLAQPEINIRLGCWYVSYLEKRFQGNRVAAIAAYNSGPSRVEAWLKDGTWDGTLEHLDQIPVGETRHFVQRVLYNYERYKEIYT from the coding sequence GTGAAAAAAAGATATGCGCTGATCGGAATCATCTTTGTCATTGTCGTGACGATGCTCAGTTCCAAGCAGATTTTGCGATGGATGTATCCGCTCTACCATTACCAAACCATCCAGCAAAATGCGCTTGCGTTCAATATCGACCCGCTGCTGGTGGCCGCGATTGTCCGCGTGGAAAGCAAATTCAAGGAGACGAACGTGTCGCGGGCGGGGGCGATCGGGCTGATGCAGCTGATGCCGCAGACGGCAGAATGGATCGCCGGGCAAAGCGGGCTTTCGTACAATACGCCGGAAGACCTCGCCCAGCCGGAGATCAACATCCGGCTCGGCTGCTGGTATGTGTCCTATCTGGAAAAGCGGTTTCAGGGAAACCGGGTGGCGGCGATCGCCGCCTACAACTCGGGACCCAGTCGGGTCGAGGCGTGGCTGAAGGATGGCACCTGGGACGGGACGCTGGAGCATCTCGACCAGATCCCGGTGGGGGAAACGCGCCATTTCG